Proteins encoded together in one Onychomys torridus chromosome 1, mOncTor1.1, whole genome shotgun sequence window:
- the LOC118589760 gene encoding splicing factor U2AF 35 kDa subunit-like: protein MAEYLASIFGTEKDKVNCSFYFKTGACRHGDKCSRLHNKPTFSQTIALLNIYHNPQNSAQSADGLRCAMSDMEMQEHYDEFFEEVFTEMEEKYGQVEEMNTCDNLGDHLVGNVYVKFRREEDAEKAVKDLNNRWFNGQPIHSELSPVTDFREACCHQYEMGECTRMGFCNFMHLKPISRELKQKLSRRQCKKHRSRSRSRERHSPSRDIRHGGSRGGRGREHDRRQSRYLKRDRRF, encoded by the exons ATGGCTGAATACTTGGCTTCCATCTTTGGCACCGAGAAAGACAA AGTCaactgttcattttatttcaaaactgGAGCATGTCGTCATGGAGATAAATGTTCTCGGTTGCACAATAAACCAACCTTTAGCCAGACCATTGCTCTCTTGAACATTTACCATAACCCTCAAAACTCTGCCCAGTCTGCTGATGGTTTACGCTGTGCTATGAGTGACATGGAGATGCAGGAGCACTATGATGAGTTCTTTGAGGAAGTCTTCACTGAGATGGAAGAAAAGTATGGACAGGTTGAAGAGATGAACACCTGTGACAACCTAGGAGACCACCTGGTGGGAAATGTATATGTCAAGTTTCGTCGTGAGGAGGATGCAGAGAAAGCTGTGAAGGACTTGAATAACCGCTGGTTTAATGGGCAGCCAATCCATTCAGAGCTGTCCCCAGTGACTGACTTCAGGGAAGCCTGCTGCCACCAGTATGAGATGGGAGAATGCACAAGAATGGGCTTCTGCAACTTCATGCATCTGAAGCCAATCTCAAGAGAGCTCAAACAGAAGCTGTCTCGGCGCCAGTGCAAGAAGCATAGATCCAGGTCCCGATCCCGGGAAAGGCATTCTCCATCCAGAGACATTAGGCATGGTGGCAGCAGGGGAGGTAGAGGACGAGAGCATGACAGGAGGCAGTCCAGATACCTCAAGAGAGATAGGAGATTCTGA